In Alteromonas mediterranea DE, a single genomic region encodes these proteins:
- a CDS encoding STAS domain-containing protein: MSLFEVNDKGDVVVHGHLDRDTLSKNFWESLASSERNTLVQNQRCSVDLSDVERADSAGLAWLINAVRDAKQNGVSITLHKMPEKLHKLAKISNADGFLPVE, from the coding sequence GTGAGCCTATTTGAGGTAAACGATAAAGGTGACGTGGTTGTTCACGGTCACCTTGACCGTGATACGCTGTCTAAAAACTTCTGGGAAAGCCTAGCGAGTAGTGAGCGCAATACGTTAGTTCAAAACCAACGTTGTTCAGTAGATTTGAGCGATGTAGAGCGTGCAGACAGTGCGGGTTTAGCTTGGCTTATTAATGCCGTTAGGGATGCAAAGCAAAATGGTGTTAGCATAACCCTTCATAAAATGCCGGAAAAGTTGCACAAGCTTGCAAAAATTAGCAACGCCGATGGCTTTTTACCCGTAGAATAA
- a CDS encoding BolA family protein translates to MELSEIEKILKDALDLHEVHVKGEGSHFNIIAVSDAFNEMSRVKRQQAVYAPLADKIADGSMHAITIKTFSVKDWERERQFNIPQ, encoded by the coding sequence ATGGAATTGTCTGAAATTGAAAAAATCTTGAAAGATGCCTTAGATCTTCACGAAGTCCACGTAAAAGGTGAAGGTTCGCATTTTAATATCATTGCAGTGAGCGATGCGTTTAATGAAATGAGTCGCGTAAAGCGCCAGCAGGCCGTGTATGCGCCTTTGGCGGATAAAATTGCAGACGGTAGTATGCATGCAATTACTATCAAGACGTTTTCAGTGAAAGACTGGGAGCGTGAGCGCCAGTTTAATATTCCTCAATAA
- the mlaF gene encoding phospholipid ABC transporter ATP-binding protein MlaF yields the protein MDHLVEVDNLTFKRGDRIIYDEISLKVPKGKITAVMGPSGIGKTTLLRLIGGQLTPDQGDVKFDGDSIVSMSRKSLYETRRRMSMLFQSGALFTDMSVFDNVAFPLREHTKLSEDIIATIVALKLQAVGLRGAAQLMPSELSGGMARRAALARAIALDPDLIMYDEPFAGQDPISMGVLVKLIRELNDALNLTSIVVTHDVTEVLTIADYIYILADKRVIGEGTAQEIKESDSELVQQFLKGKADGPVPFHYPAPDLKTSFLGADK from the coding sequence ATGGATCATTTAGTTGAAGTAGATAACCTAACCTTTAAGCGTGGCGATCGCATCATTTACGATGAGATTTCGCTTAAGGTACCCAAAGGTAAAATTACCGCGGTAATGGGGCCAAGTGGAATAGGTAAAACCACCTTGTTGCGCCTTATCGGCGGGCAGTTAACGCCAGATCAAGGCGACGTTAAGTTCGATGGCGACTCTATTGTTTCCATGTCGAGAAAATCGCTGTATGAAACCCGACGTAGAATGAGCATGTTATTTCAAAGCGGCGCGCTTTTTACCGATATGAGCGTATTTGATAATGTGGCATTTCCTCTTCGAGAGCACACCAAACTAAGCGAAGATATTATTGCAACGATTGTCGCATTAAAGCTACAGGCTGTAGGTTTACGCGGTGCCGCTCAATTAATGCCAAGTGAACTTTCAGGCGGTATGGCAAGACGTGCAGCACTCGCTCGCGCAATCGCGCTTGACCCTGACTTAATTATGTACGATGAGCCTTTCGCCGGGCAAGATCCTATTTCGATGGGAGTACTGGTGAAGCTTATTCGCGAGCTCAATGATGCGCTTAACTTAACAAGCATTGTCGTAACTCATGATGTAACAGAAGTGCTCACCATTGCTGACTACATTTATATTCTGGCCGACAAACGCGTCATTGGTGAAGGCACGGCCCAAGAAATTAAAGAAAGTGACTCTGAACTGGTTCAACAGTTTTTGAAAGGGAAAGCGGATGGCCCCGTGCCTTTTCATTATCCTGCGCCTGATTTAAAAACGAGTTTTTTGGGAGCAGATAAATGA
- a CDS encoding RNA polymerase factor sigma-54, whose amino-acid sequence MKPSLQLKFSQQLTMTPQLQQAIKLLQLSTLDLQQEIQEALDSNPLLEVEEGNDEPQVEKNNIDSDDSVTEASATASSDTLEAGDALEKNDLPDEFPIDSTWDEYYSASSAPAPGPSNDDEQIFQGETTEDIQEHLSWQMRLTHFSDTDRAIATAIIDSIDESGYLTVTLEDILDAVNSEDMEEPIEMDEIECVLKRIQMFDPIGSGSRSPQECLMVQLRQFSEDTPWLNEAKQLIEEYSDLLSSKDYRTLMRKSRLKEDQLREAMRLLQTLNPRPGSALVTKEPEYVIPDVSVAKKNGRWVVELNPDSLPKLSVNQQYAAMSRRAKNSSDSQFIRSHMQEAKWFIKSLESRNETLMKVANCIVQQQMGFFEHGPEMMKPMVLNDVAEMVDMHESTISRVTTQKYMHTPRGIFELKYFFSSHVATDSGGECSSTAIRALIKKLVAAEKPSKPLSDSKIASLLAEQGIKVARRTIAKYRESLSIPPSNQRKSLI is encoded by the coding sequence ATGAAACCATCTTTACAGCTAAAATTTAGCCAACAACTTACCATGACACCCCAGCTTCAGCAGGCGATAAAACTGCTGCAGCTATCTACGCTTGATCTTCAGCAGGAGATTCAAGAAGCCCTCGATTCAAACCCTTTATTGGAAGTTGAAGAAGGTAACGACGAGCCGCAAGTAGAAAAAAATAATATCGATAGCGACGATAGCGTGACAGAAGCGTCTGCGACAGCGTCTAGCGATACATTGGAAGCGGGTGACGCGTTAGAAAAAAACGACCTTCCCGATGAATTTCCTATCGACAGCACATGGGATGAATACTATTCAGCGTCATCGGCCCCAGCGCCAGGTCCTTCAAATGACGATGAACAAATATTTCAAGGCGAAACCACCGAGGATATTCAGGAACATTTGTCGTGGCAGATGCGATTGACCCATTTCTCAGATACCGACCGCGCCATTGCTACGGCAATTATCGACTCTATTGACGAGTCTGGCTATTTAACCGTGACCCTTGAAGACATTCTTGACGCGGTAAACTCTGAGGATATGGAAGAGCCTATAGAAATGGACGAAATAGAATGCGTACTTAAGCGTATTCAGATGTTCGACCCCATTGGTTCGGGCTCCCGCTCGCCGCAGGAATGTCTAATGGTGCAACTGCGCCAGTTCTCAGAAGACACACCATGGCTTAACGAAGCCAAACAGCTTATAGAAGAATATTCAGACCTATTAAGCAGTAAAGATTATCGCACGTTAATGCGTAAGAGCCGCTTGAAGGAAGATCAGCTGCGCGAGGCAATGCGTTTATTACAAACCTTGAATCCTCGCCCAGGTAGTGCTTTAGTTACTAAAGAGCCTGAGTACGTTATTCCTGATGTCTCGGTCGCCAAAAAGAATGGCCGTTGGGTGGTTGAGCTAAACCCCGACAGCCTGCCTAAGTTGAGTGTAAATCAACAATACGCTGCAATGAGTCGTCGTGCCAAAAATAGTAGCGACTCACAATTCATCCGCTCACACATGCAAGAGGCTAAGTGGTTCATTAAGAGCCTTGAATCTCGCAACGAAACCTTAATGAAGGTGGCAAACTGTATTGTGCAGCAGCAGATGGGCTTTTTTGAACATGGCCCGGAAATGATGAAACCTATGGTGCTTAACGATGTCGCAGAAATGGTAGATATGCACGAATCAACGATTTCACGCGTCACAACGCAAAAGTATATGCATACACCACGTGGTATCTTCGAATTGAAGTACTTCTTCTCTAGCCACGTAGCAACAGACTCTGGTGGTGAGTGTTCATCTACCGCGATTCGTGCATTGATCAAAAAGCTAGTGGCGGCTGAAAAGCCGAGCAAGCCACTAAGTGATAGCAAGATTGCTTCATTGTTGGCCGAACAAGGCATTAAAGTTGCCCGGCGAACAATAGCAAAATACCGGGAATCATTGTCGATCCCGCCGTCGAACCAACGCAAGAGCCTAATTTAA
- the hpf gene encoding ribosome hibernation promoting factor: MQINLTGHHVEITDSLRNYVDTKFSKLERHFDHISNVHVILNVEKLNQKAEATVHLSGAEVFASSENTDMYAAIDSMVDKLDRQVIKHKEKLKKH; encoded by the coding sequence ATGCAAATCAACCTAACTGGTCATCATGTCGAAATCACCGACTCTTTGCGTAATTATGTCGATACGAAGTTCAGCAAACTTGAACGTCACTTTGATCACATTTCTAATGTGCATGTCATCCTGAACGTTGAAAAATTAAATCAAAAAGCCGAAGCGACCGTTCATTTAAGTGGCGCTGAAGTATTCGCATCCTCAGAAAATACCGACATGTATGCGGCGATTGACAGCATGGTTGATAAACTCGACCGGCAGGTAATCAAGCATAAGGAAAAACTGAAAAAACATTAG
- the mlaD gene encoding outer membrane lipid asymmetry maintenance protein MlaD, producing MSKYKTEVMVGVFVMLTIGALLLLALKVANQTVATEGDTYTLYAKFDNIGGLKPRSAVKVGGVTVGRVSSISLDQEDFTPVVELSILNEYNGFPETSSVSILTSGLLGEQYVGFQPGFSFDGVANLQDGDYLQDTKSALVLEDLIGQFLFNRGSDED from the coding sequence ATGAGTAAGTATAAAACGGAAGTAATGGTTGGTGTGTTTGTCATGCTTACTATAGGTGCATTGTTATTATTGGCACTTAAAGTGGCAAACCAAACGGTGGCTACCGAAGGCGATACCTATACCTTATACGCGAAGTTCGACAATATTGGCGGCCTAAAACCACGTTCAGCGGTAAAAGTGGGTGGTGTAACAGTAGGGAGAGTTTCATCAATTTCACTCGACCAAGAAGATTTCACGCCGGTGGTAGAGCTGTCTATTTTAAATGAATACAACGGCTTTCCTGAAACCAGTTCGGTGTCTATTTTAACCTCTGGTTTACTCGGTGAGCAGTACGTAGGTTTCCAGCCTGGGTTTTCTTTTGATGGCGTCGCTAACCTACAAGACGGCGATTACCTTCAAGATACAAAGTCTGCATTAGTACTGGAAGACCTTATCGGGCAGTTTTTATTTAACCGCGGTAGCGACGAAGACTAG
- a CDS encoding calcium/sodium antiporter: MLLNIVIFIVGLVILSWSADRFVYGASALAKNIGISPMMIGLTIVAMGSSAPEIVVSAIASANGNMNTAVGNALGSNITNIALVLGITALVKPLLVSSTTLKRELPALLIISLIAIGFMFDGELKSYEGIILLGLFIFVLAMMAWLSLQVDKEDPLVAETADEIPKGVSNTSALIWIGVGLVILPLSAHFLVNSAVEIARYMGISDLVIGLTIIALGTSLPELAASIAGVLKGEDDLALGNIIGSNIFNLLAVLGMPGLIAPGLLDPDVYNRDMYVMLGLTLLLFLFSFDLIGKRTISRTNGCLFLACFIGYQFWLFG, encoded by the coding sequence GTGCTTTTAAACATCGTCATTTTTATTGTAGGGCTGGTTATACTGAGTTGGAGCGCTGACCGTTTTGTATACGGTGCTTCGGCATTAGCAAAAAACATTGGCATATCTCCAATGATGATTGGGTTAACGATTGTCGCTATGGGATCTTCGGCACCTGAAATTGTGGTTTCTGCCATTGCCTCTGCGAATGGCAATATGAATACCGCCGTAGGTAATGCATTAGGCTCCAATATAACGAATATCGCTCTGGTGCTAGGCATTACCGCGCTAGTTAAACCGCTACTAGTGTCATCTACAACGTTAAAGCGTGAACTCCCTGCTCTTCTTATCATCTCATTAATTGCTATTGGCTTTATGTTCGACGGCGAACTCAAGTCTTATGAAGGAATTATCTTGCTGGGTCTATTCATTTTCGTGCTGGCAATGATGGCATGGTTGTCACTACAGGTTGATAAAGAAGACCCCCTTGTTGCAGAGACCGCTGATGAGATTCCAAAAGGCGTATCTAATACCTCTGCGCTGATTTGGATAGGCGTTGGTCTTGTTATATTACCTTTAAGTGCACACTTTTTAGTGAACTCTGCGGTAGAAATTGCGCGATATATGGGAATATCAGACCTAGTCATAGGCTTAACAATAATCGCATTGGGCACAAGTCTTCCTGAACTTGCTGCGAGTATTGCCGGCGTATTAAAGGGTGAAGACGACCTAGCGCTGGGCAACATAATAGGCTCTAATATTTTCAACTTGCTGGCTGTGCTAGGTATGCCTGGCCTCATTGCTCCCGGTTTATTAGACCCCGACGTTTATAATCGCGATATGTACGTTATGTTAGGTTTAACGCTATTACTGTTCCTGTTCAGTTTCGATTTAATAGGAAAGCGTACAATATCAAGAACAAACGGATGCTTATTTCTGGCCTGCTTTATCGGCTACCAATTTTGGCTTTTCGGATAA
- the mlaE gene encoding lipid asymmetry maintenance ABC transporter permease subunit MlaE — translation MKFFQSTGAKTIGKITAIGRAALMLFGALIAIPRAKNIPLTIKQLYVVGVQSLLIIMVSGLFIGMVMALQGYTILVDYGAEGSLGPMVALSLLRELGPVVTALLFAGRAGSALTAEIGLMKATEQLSSLEMMAVDPLRRIVAPRFWAGMLAMPMLAIIFSAIGILGGHLVGVDWLGVDAGSYWSIMQSTVDWNQDVINGVIKSLVFALVVTWIAIFKGYDSIPTSEGISKATTETVVYSSLAVLGLDFVLTALMFGIE, via the coding sequence ATGAAGTTCTTTCAATCAACTGGGGCCAAGACCATAGGCAAGATAACGGCGATTGGCCGTGCGGCGCTTATGTTATTCGGCGCACTAATCGCTATTCCTAGAGCTAAAAATATTCCACTGACAATCAAACAGCTTTATGTGGTCGGTGTGCAGTCGCTACTTATTATCATGGTGTCGGGACTATTCATCGGTATGGTTATGGCCTTACAAGGCTACACCATTTTGGTTGATTATGGCGCTGAAGGAAGTTTGGGCCCCATGGTGGCTCTGTCTCTTTTACGGGAACTCGGGCCGGTGGTTACCGCGTTGCTGTTTGCAGGTCGAGCAGGCTCTGCATTGACCGCAGAAATAGGCTTAATGAAAGCCACTGAACAGCTGAGTAGCTTAGAAATGATGGCGGTAGACCCACTAAGGCGTATCGTTGCCCCACGTTTTTGGGCCGGCATGCTCGCTATGCCAATGCTTGCCATTATTTTCAGTGCGATTGGTATTTTAGGCGGTCATTTAGTAGGTGTCGACTGGCTTGGCGTTGATGCCGGCAGCTACTGGTCAATCATGCAGTCAACGGTGGATTGGAACCAAGATGTCATTAACGGCGTAATAAAAAGCCTCGTGTTTGCCTTGGTTGTGACGTGGATTGCCATATTTAAAGGTTACGATTCTATTCCCACGTCGGAAGGGATCAGCAAAGCGACTACTGAAACGGTAGTCTATTCATCATTAGCAGTATTAGGGCTGGACTTCGTGCTAACCGCCCTTATGTTTGGTATCGAGTAG
- the ptsN gene encoding PTS IIA-like nitrogen regulatory protein PtsN gives MDIQAIVSLDRTECAVQCNSKKRILEIIADIAAKNNDNIDQATVLNSLMSRERMGSTGIGNGIALPHGRLPGLEKVIAIVVTSTPAINFDALDEKPVDIFFALLVPEEQTEGHLQTLATVAGKLSDKETIKAIRRASTSDDILSALS, from the coding sequence ATGGATATACAAGCCATCGTAAGTCTGGACCGCACCGAGTGTGCGGTTCAGTGTAATAGTAAAAAGCGAATTCTTGAGATCATCGCAGATATCGCTGCCAAAAATAACGATAACATCGATCAGGCAACGGTACTTAATAGTTTGATGTCTCGAGAGCGTATGGGTAGTACCGGAATCGGCAATGGCATTGCGTTACCACATGGGCGCTTGCCAGGTTTAGAAAAGGTGATCGCCATTGTTGTCACCAGTACGCCAGCCATTAATTTTGACGCGCTCGATGAAAAGCCGGTAGATATATTTTTCGCGTTACTTGTTCCTGAAGAGCAAACCGAAGGCCATCTACAAACATTAGCCACGGTAGCCGGTAAACTAAGCGATAAAGAAACGATTAAAGCGATACGTCGTGCCAGTACAAGCGATGATATTCTTTCTGCACTAAGTTAA
- the kdsC gene encoding 3-deoxy-manno-octulosonate-8-phosphatase KdsC — translation MTTTLYTEMDDGLFDALANVKLLVCDVDGVFSDGRIYLGNDGEELKAFHTRDGYGVKALVSNGVNVAVITGRRSAIVENRMSALNVAHIIQGEENKADALSTLIENLGLSADEVAAVGDDMPDTGMYKHVAIKIAVADAHPFVAKQANWITTLPGGFGAVREISDTILHAKGVANEIFGASV, via the coding sequence ATGACAACAACCTTGTACACAGAAATGGATGACGGGCTTTTCGATGCGCTGGCTAACGTTAAGTTATTGGTATGTGATGTGGACGGCGTGTTTTCAGACGGTCGAATTTATTTAGGCAACGACGGTGAAGAACTGAAAGCTTTCCATACTCGTGATGGTTATGGGGTGAAAGCCCTAGTCAGTAACGGTGTTAACGTAGCGGTTATTACCGGGCGTCGTTCCGCAATTGTAGAAAACAGAATGAGTGCGCTCAACGTAGCCCACATTATTCAAGGTGAAGAAAACAAAGCTGACGCATTGAGCACATTGATAGAAAATCTTGGTTTAAGCGCTGACGAGGTTGCCGCGGTGGGCGACGACATGCCTGATACCGGCATGTATAAGCATGTGGCGATTAAAATAGCGGTTGCCGACGCACACCCTTTCGTGGCAAAACAAGCGAACTGGATAACCACCTTGCCAGGCGGATTTGGCGCGGTGCGCGAGATATCAGATACTATTTTACACGCCAAAGGCGTAGCGAATGAGATTTTTGGAGCAAGTGTATGA
- a CDS encoding MlaC/ttg2D family ABC transporter substrate-binding protein, with protein sequence MKKIMVAIGIFMMSVAGVANAQDVNEQNPYELVQDVANRTFDRIKANQDAIKADPEMLRTIMQEELVPHIDYKFAAFMVLGKHFKSVPQEKMGEYISVFRQYLVTTYAVAMGYYDNQEVIFEPESSFDDKKSVTVRAVVQDPKRPEIKIAFKVRKDSKTNEWKAYDMVAEGISMLNSKRSEFESILRQEGIDAVIALMREKIGKPVELKQDEPIEIKGEAE encoded by the coding sequence TTGAAAAAAATTATGGTAGCAATTGGCATCTTTATGATGTCTGTAGCGGGTGTAGCCAATGCACAAGACGTGAACGAGCAAAACCCTTATGAACTTGTTCAAGATGTGGCAAACCGAACCTTTGACCGCATTAAAGCTAACCAAGATGCAATTAAAGCTGACCCTGAAATGTTGCGTACTATTATGCAAGAAGAACTGGTTCCGCATATCGATTACAAATTTGCCGCTTTCATGGTGCTAGGCAAGCATTTTAAGTCTGTGCCGCAGGAAAAAATGGGTGAGTACATTAGCGTATTTCGTCAGTATCTGGTAACAACGTATGCGGTAGCAATGGGTTACTACGATAACCAAGAAGTTATTTTTGAGCCTGAATCATCGTTTGATGATAAAAAGTCGGTGACGGTACGCGCCGTGGTCCAAGATCCAAAACGCCCGGAAATTAAAATAGCGTTTAAAGTGCGCAAAGACAGCAAGACCAACGAATGGAAAGCGTATGACATGGTTGCTGAAGGTATCAGCATGCTTAACAGCAAACGCAGCGAGTTCGAGTCAATCCTGCGCCAAGAAGGCATTGATGCTGTTATTGCCCTAATGCGCGAAAAAATTGGTAAGCCTGTGGAGCTTAAGCAAGACGAGCCTATCGAAATCAAGGGAGAGGCTGAGTGA
- the lptC gene encoding LPS export ABC transporter periplasmic protein LptC yields MSQFGFNRLGLSISALFILALLMYVPTWMEEQPESQGSSENGALKPAYKAKNLTTTLYNQEGELNHKVFAESMEHYDQLGFVLFQQPKYTLYTENATSPWVVTAQEGTLYNNDLIQLENQVVIENQTSDDFVKSLSTEYIQINLDTKQMTSDQVVEIQGTQYVILSNGFNANLRTQEYELLDHVQTTYSPSN; encoded by the coding sequence ATGAGCCAATTTGGCTTTAATCGCTTAGGCTTAAGTATATCGGCGCTGTTTATCTTAGCGTTGCTGATGTATGTACCTACGTGGATGGAAGAGCAGCCAGAATCACAAGGCAGCAGCGAGAATGGCGCCTTAAAACCTGCCTATAAAGCGAAGAACTTGACCACTACCCTTTACAACCAAGAAGGCGAGTTAAATCACAAGGTATTTGCCGAATCAATGGAGCACTACGACCAGCTAGGTTTTGTATTGTTCCAACAGCCCAAATATACACTGTATACTGAGAACGCTACGTCTCCTTGGGTGGTGACGGCGCAAGAAGGTACGCTCTACAACAACGATCTGATCCAGTTAGAAAACCAGGTTGTTATCGAGAACCAAACCAGCGATGACTTTGTCAAAAGCCTCTCAACCGAATACATTCAGATTAATTTAGACACCAAACAAATGACATCTGATCAAGTCGTTGAAATACAGGGTACCCAATATGTCATTTTGAGCAATGGGTTTAACGCGAATTTACGCACACAAGAATACGAGCTTTTAGATCATGTACAAACCACTTATTCCCCTAGCAACTAG
- the lptB gene encoding LPS export ABC transporter ATP-binding protein, with translation MATLSATNLAKAYKSRQVVRDVSLSVSTGQIVGLLGPNGAGKTTTFYMIVGLVNLDKGKIEIDDNELTHQPMHERARRGIGYLPQEASIFRKLTVHENIMAILQTRKDLNSQQQEEEADALLDEFNINHIRNSTGMSLSGGERRRVEIARALAANPQFILLDEPFAGVDPISVNDIKKIIQHLRDRGIGILITDHNVRETLDVCEKAYIVSHGELIAQGTAEQVLSNQKVRDVYLGEQFRL, from the coding sequence ATGGCAACTTTGAGCGCAACCAACCTTGCTAAGGCATATAAATCGCGTCAGGTAGTACGCGACGTCAGCCTTTCTGTCTCGACGGGTCAAATTGTTGGCCTACTTGGCCCCAATGGCGCTGGTAAGACCACTACATTTTATATGATTGTGGGATTGGTTAACCTGGATAAAGGCAAGATTGAAATCGATGATAATGAGCTTACTCATCAGCCCATGCACGAGCGTGCACGCCGCGGAATTGGCTACCTTCCGCAAGAGGCATCAATTTTCAGAAAGCTTACGGTACATGAAAATATCATGGCCATTTTGCAAACCCGTAAGGATTTAAATTCACAGCAGCAAGAAGAAGAAGCTGACGCGCTACTTGATGAATTTAATATTAACCATATACGTAATAGTACAGGGATGAGTTTGTCCGGTGGTGAACGACGACGTGTTGAAATAGCACGCGCACTAGCAGCTAATCCGCAATTTATTTTATTAGACGAACCGTTTGCTGGTGTTGATCCAATATCAGTTAATGATATAAAGAAGATAATACAGCATCTTCGAGATAGGGGTATTGGAATCCTTATCACCGACCATAACGTGCGAGAAACATTGGATGTTTGTGAGAAAGCGTACATTGTGAGTCATGGCGAGCTTATCGCGCAAGGAACAGCGGAACAGGTTTTAAGTAATCAAAAAGTAAGGGATGTATACCTAGGCGAACAATTCAGGCTATAG
- the lptA gene encoding lipopolysaccharide transport periplasmic protein LptA produces MYKPLIPLATSLLLVIASGAVSASEDDFSQPIKIGSNTQFIDGKNKTALYKEDVLITQGSLVIEADEVEVIASEGSGREIFIARGKPASYSQTLEDGTPVSAKANEIRYEVINRTISLSGNAELQQDTSKVQGDNITFDMITEQLLATGGAGENGEGRVTTVFTPESIRKTSSKKEDKDSEDNQ; encoded by the coding sequence ATGTACAAACCACTTATTCCCCTAGCAACTAGCCTATTACTTGTCATCGCTAGCGGTGCGGTAAGCGCAAGCGAAGATGATTTTTCGCAGCCCATTAAAATAGGCTCAAATACTCAATTTATCGACGGTAAAAATAAAACGGCGTTGTATAAAGAAGATGTACTGATTACCCAGGGTTCGCTGGTGATTGAAGCCGATGAAGTGGAAGTTATCGCGAGTGAAGGTAGTGGCCGCGAAATTTTTATCGCCAGAGGAAAGCCAGCCAGTTATTCTCAAACACTAGAAGACGGTACTCCGGTGTCTGCTAAGGCAAACGAAATTCGTTATGAGGTGATCAATCGCACAATTTCTCTTTCAGGAAACGCGGAACTTCAACAAGACACCAGTAAAGTGCAAGGTGACAACATTACTTTCGACATGATTACCGAGCAGTTACTTGCTACTGGTGGGGCGGGCGAAAATGGAGAAGGTCGAGTGACTACGGTATTTACTCCTGAATCCATTCGCAAGACATCATCGAAGAAAGAAGATAAAGACAGTGAGGACAATCAATAG
- a CDS encoding KpsF/GutQ family sugar-phosphate isomerase, with protein sequence MNTQTQMNYIDSAKRVIEIETQAIANLSERLNDDFITACDILFACQGKVVVCGMGKSGHIGNKIAATLASTGTPAFFMHPGEANHGDLGMLGKGDVLLAISNSGETNELVNLLPVVKRLGIPVVAMTNSASSSLGQHADVILDISVEKEACSLGLAPTTSTTATLVMGDALAVALLDQKGFTSDDFALSHPGGSLGRKLLLKVRDIMLTGSDIPLIELNASVADALLEISKKGLGMTGVLDTDGTLTGVFTDGDLRRILDARIDVHSATVESVMTKGGKTTTAEQLAVEALNLMETHKISALMVTDNEHKPVGAFNMHMLLKAGVL encoded by the coding sequence ATGAATACACAAACTCAGATGAACTATATCGACTCGGCGAAGCGCGTTATTGAAATTGAAACGCAGGCCATTGCCAATTTAAGTGAGCGCTTAAACGACGACTTTATTACAGCCTGCGATATTCTTTTTGCCTGTCAGGGAAAGGTTGTGGTTTGCGGTATGGGGAAATCTGGGCATATAGGTAATAAAATTGCCGCCACGCTGGCTAGCACAGGTACACCTGCTTTTTTTATGCACCCTGGTGAAGCCAATCACGGCGACCTAGGAATGTTGGGCAAAGGCGATGTTTTATTAGCCATATCCAACTCTGGTGAAACCAATGAGCTTGTAAACTTATTGCCTGTAGTCAAACGCTTAGGTATTCCAGTGGTAGCCATGACCAACAGTGCTTCAAGCTCGCTAGGGCAGCATGCTGATGTCATCCTTGATATTAGCGTTGAGAAAGAAGCCTGTTCACTTGGTCTAGCTCCAACTACTAGCACCACGGCTACATTAGTAATGGGGGATGCGCTTGCCGTTGCGTTACTTGACCAGAAAGGGTTCACGTCTGATGATTTTGCGTTATCACACCCTGGGGGAAGCTTAGGGCGTAAACTGTTGCTTAAGGTGCGAGACATCATGCTAACTGGCAGTGATATTCCGCTTATCGAGTTAAACGCATCGGTGGCTGATGCTTTGCTCGAAATTTCTAAAAAAGGGCTAGGAATGACTGGGGTGCTTGACACTGATGGTACCCTAACAGGCGTATTTACTGACGGTGATCTACGGCGCATTTTAGATGCTCGCATTGACGTACATAGCGCAACCGTCGAAAGTGTTATGACCAAAGGCGGTAAAACAACCACAGCCGAACAACTTGCTGTCGAAGCATTAAACTTAATGGAAACTCATAAGATTAGTGCATTAATGGTCACGGATAACGAGCACAAACCAGTGGGCGCGTTTAACATGCATATGCTACTTAAAGCTGGAGTGCTATAA